A portion of the Plasmodium relictum strain SGS1 genome assembly, chromosome: 11 genome contains these proteins:
- the ADSS gene encoding adenylosuccinate synthetase, putative: MNIFDHSIKNVDKGNVVAILGAQWGDEGKGKIIDILSKHSDITCRFNGGSNAGHTISVKNKKYALHLLPCGVLYENNISVLGNGMVVHVKSLMDEINSVGGNLLDRLYLSNKLHVLFDIHQIIDSLQENKKLKEGSQLGTTKRGIGPCYSTKVSRIGIRLGALKNFENFEKMYIKLIDHLMDLYNITQYDKEEELNLFYKYHLILKDRIVDVTSFMNKSIENNKKVLIEGANAAMLDIDFGTYPYVTSSSTTVGGIFSGLGINHKKLNLVVGVVKSYLTRVGCGPFLTELDNEIGEYLREKGYEYGTTTKRPRRCGWLDIPMLLYVKHINSIDMINLTKLDVLSGLKEILLCINFKNKKTGELIEKDCYPIDDDELAEYEPIYEKFDGWEEDISSCHEFEELPLNAKKYIFAIEKYLKTPIVWIGVGPNRENMITKKIFSIN; this comes from the exons atgaaCATCTTTGATCATAGCATTAAAAATGTTGATAAAGGAAATGTGGTAGCAATATTAGGAGCTCAGTGGGGTGATGAAGGAAAAGGTAAAATAATTGACATATTGTCAAAGCATTCAGATATTACATGTAGATTTAATGGAGGCTCAAATGCAGGACACACTATATcagttaaaaataaaaaatatgcttTACATTTATTACCTTGCGGTgtattatatgaaaataatataagcGTTTTGGGTAATGGTATGGTAGTACATGTAAAATCCCTAATGGATGAAATAAATTCTGTTGGAGGAAATTTATTAGATAGATTATATTTATCTAATAAACTACATGTCTTATTTGATATACATCAAATTATTGATTCATTacaagaaaacaaaaaattaaaagaaggaAGCCAGCTTGGTACAACTAAAAGAGGAATTGGCCCATGTTATTCTACAAAAGTTTCCAGAATAGGTATAAGATTGGGagcattaaaaaattttgaaaattttgaaaaaatgtatattaaattaatagaTCACTTAATGGATTTATATAACATAACTCAATATGATAAGGAAGAggaattaaatttattttataaatatcacTTAATTTTAAAGGATAGGATAGTTGATGTGACCTCCTTTATGAATAAAagtatagaaaataataaaaaagtattaattGAAGGGGCTAATGCAGCTATGCTTGATATTGATTTTGGCACGTATCCATATGTAACTAGTAGTAGCACAACAGTGGGTGGTATTTTTTCAGGTTTAGGaataaatcataaaaaattgaatttaGTCGTTGGTGTAGTCAAAAGTTATTTAACTAGAGTTGGATGTGGACCTTTCTTAACAGAATTAGATAACGAGATCGGAGAATATTTAAGAGAAAAAGGTTACGAATATGGGACTACTACGAAAAGACCTAGAAGATGTGGATGGTTAGATATTCCAATGTTGTTATATGTTAAACATATTAATAGTATTGATATGATAAATTTGACAAAATTAGATGTATTATCAggattaaaagaaattttactatgtattaattttaaaaataaaaaaacag GAGAATTAATAGAGAAGGATTGCTATCCTATTGATGACGATGAATTAGCAGAATATGAGccaatttatgaaaaatttgaTGGATGGGAAGAAGATATATCAAGTTGCCACGAATTTGAAGAATTACCCTTAAatgcaaaaaaatatatttttgcaatagaaaaatatttaaaaactcCAATTGTATGGATAGGTGTAGGTCCAAATCGAGAAAATATgattactaaaaaaatttttagtataaactaa
- a CDS encoding V-type proton ATPase 21 kDa proteolipid subunit, putative has product MYNSWYEIVRSISPYNWALLGIAFSLFLSIIGAAWGIFICGTSIMGASVKSPRIISKNLISIIFCEALGMYGVITAVFLQIKFVGINKEVHPPLVLMNEKDPLVMNTIVGGWALLASGLTAGLSNLVSGISVGITGSTCALADAQNSDLFVRMLMVEICASVIGLYGLIVAIVSISDVQFT; this is encoded by the exons ATGTATAACTCTTGGTATGAAATAGTTCGATCCATTTCACCATATAACTGGGCATTATTAGGAATAGccttttcattatttctttCAATTATTGGAGCAGCATG gGGAATATTTATTTGTGGTACAAGTATTATGGGGGCTTCAGTTAAATCCCCACGCATCATCtcgaaaaatttaatttccATTATTTTTTGTGAAGCATTAG GTATGTATGGAGTTATTACAGCTGTCtttttacaaataaaatttgttggaataaataaagaagtCCATCCTCCTTTAGTTTTAATGAATGAAAAGGATCCATTAGTTATGAATACTATAGTAGGAGGATGGGCATTATTAGCTAGTGGTCTTACTGCAGGGCTATCTAATCTTGTTTCAGg tATTTCTGTAGGTATAACTGGAAGTACATGTGCTCTGGCAGATGCACAAAATTCTGATCTTTTTGTTAGAATGCTTATGGTTGAAATATGTGCTAGTGTTATAg gatTATATGGTTTAATTGTCGCCATTGTGTCTATTAGTGATGTTCAATTCACTTAA
- a CDS encoding large subunit rRNA methyltransferase, putative, with protein MGKKKKVGKERIDKYYKLAKTAGYRARSAFKLIQIAQKYNIFKDAKILIDLCAAPGGWLQVAYKNMNKSSTIIGVDLVPIRKIDDNVITIKSDITTGDCIKKIKNIIQNEKADVILNDGAPNVGTTYSYDSYNQNILVLNSIKIAHLFLKKRGIFITKVFRNEEYISLIWVLEKLFAEVKHIKPRSSREISSEIYLIALNFLNNKVDKKLFDYTYVFSDEFKKNSNELNSLHKNDTNINDNSDEEESKKKLKKKKGLSTILKQKKKKNRQGYDVGDDYRVTDICDFINSDNYIDLLIKNNKFTFDKNYNDSSDSLIKTTYNCIYSNKETKEEILHLCKDLKILGKSDLFHLIKWRYKIKKSISRILDKKNENSEKEKKESEEDEKDEQYQEEEKKKDNVKLNARSSSEDELSNSSDNSSEVNEINEFSSYIKKKEEKKKKKKEKKLKKEQEKKRKINQTLKIDYDENEIHFNKDLLKLLNKQKFEDHLQILNNNNDDEKLEIYEDKSEISEENDLSDKNGETNHLKKSNNSKLDKLEYLVNLDYEKQKMKEKKLQEEKKTDKMTRRKRAMDYKNEELMKIQKIMELKNEELLMKKKLDDYFSDEESSDDNDSTKKSESDDYDDETYKNGNYEKDDYQNSELLKENLHIHNIVNKIIRLRKDVKKREEENSNMSRFFDQKIFSNIFDQLDNETNEDKNNVFEKNSTLRKESVMDKKYCNNDINDDKLSEELNENIKEIDDSQLPKIPLPEKLAKKEKKRKLKEKYGNNEVKMKNSSFSIVKTNENTQNINNYFSNLVKDEDELAFIRCIGEKLIHKKSRMDLIDDSFNRNSYLEDEDTLPDWFVEEEKKFRKPVIPIDKKILDQYKSKINKITRMPIKKVIEAKMRNKKREIAKMKKLEAKIGKIEKNEDDPFLQQKAITNLLKKNKSDKKREKSYIVCTGKGSKIANKKKKKGGKSVVKYVDKRLKKDKRAKKRIEKKKKNVSRAKYSKSKPFKFRRKN; from the exons atgggtaaaaaaaaaaaagttggaAAAGAGAGAATAGATAAGTATTATAAATTAGCAAAAACAGCTGGATATAGAGCTAGATCAGcttttaaattaattcaaatagcacaaaaatataacattttCAAAGATGCAAAAATACTAATAGATTTATGTGCAGCACCAGGAGGGTGGCTGCAAGTAGCTTATAAAAACATGAATAAAAGTAGTACAATAATAGGAGTTGACTTAGTACCAATTAGAAAAATTGATGATAATGTAATAACTATAAAAAGTGACATTACAACTGGTGAttgcattaaaaaaataaaaaatattatacaaaatgaaaaagcagatgtaattttaaatgatGGTGCACCCAATGTAGGTACTACTTATTCATATGATAGTTACAATCAGAATATTTTAGTTCTTAATAGTATTAAAATAGctcatctttttttaaaaaaaagaggaatATTTATTACTAAAGTTTTTAGAAATGaagaatatatttcattaatatgggttctagaaaaattatttgctGAAGTAAAGCACATAAAACCAAGAAGTAGTAGAGAAATATCATCAGAAATCTATTTAATTgctcttaattttttaaataataaagtagacaaaaaattatttgattaTACATATGTTTTTAGTGATGAATTCAAAAAGAATTCAAATGAACTAAATTCACTTCACAAAAACGATACtaatattaatgataatagCGATGAAGaagaatcaaaaaaaaaattaaaaaaaaaaaaaggtctTTCTACTATTCTGAAgcaaaagaagaaaaaaaataggcAAGGATATGATGTTGGAGACGACTACAGAGTTACAGATATATGCGATTTTATTAATAGTGATAATTATATTGATttacttataaaaaataataaatttacatttgataaaaattataatgattCCTCTGATTCCCTAATAAAAACTACGTATAACTGTATCTATTCAAATAAAGAAACCAAAGAAGAAATACTTCATTTATGTAAAGATTTAAAGATATTAGGAAAATCAGATTTATTTCATCTCATCAAATGGagatataaaattaagaaaagtATCAGTAGaattttagataaaaaaaatgaaaattcagaaaaagaaaaaaaagagagtGAAGAAGATGAGAAAGATGAACAGTATCAAGaagaggaaaaaaaaaaagataatgtaAAGCTAAATGCAAGAAGTTCATCAGAAGACGAATTAAGTAATTCTTCGGATAATTCATCCGaagtaaatgaaataaaCGAATTTTCtagttatattaaaaaaaaggaagaaaaaaaaaaaaaaaaaaaggagaaaaaattaaaaaaagaacaagaaaaaaaaagaaaaataaatcaaaCCCTTAAAATTGAttatgatgaaaatgaaatacattttaataaagatttgttgaaattattaaataaacaaaaatttgaGGATCATCTACAAATtttaaacaataataatgacgatgaaaaattagaaatttATGAAGATAAATCTGAAATCAGTGAAGAAAATGATTTATCAGATAAAAATGGGGAAACCAATCacttaaaaaaatcaaaCAATTCTAAGTTAGATAAATTAGAATATCTTGTTAACTTAGACTacgaaaaacaaaaaatgaaagaaaagaaattacAGGAAGAGAAAAAAACAGATAAAATGACTAGAAGAAAAAGAGCAATGGACTAcaaaaatgaagaattaatgaaaattcaaaaaataatggaattaaaaaatgaagaattgttaatgaaaaaaaaattagatgaTTATTTTAGTGATGAAGAATCAAGTGATGATAATGattcaacaaaaaaaagtgaGTCTGATGATTATGACGATGAAACTTATAAAAATggaaattatgaaaaagacGATTATCAAAATAgtgaattattaaaagagaatttacatatacataatatagttaataaaataatacgATTAAGAAAAGATgttaaaaaaagagaagaagaaaattcGAATATGAGTCGTTTTTTTGATCAGAAAATATTTTCGAATATATTCGATCAATTAGATAATGAAAcaaatgaagataaaaacaatgtatttgaaaaaaatagtacTTTAAGAAAAGAAAGTGTAATGGATAAGAAATATTGCaataatgatattaatgATGATAAATTAAGTgaagaattaaatgaaaatataaaagaaatagatgACAGTCAATTACCTAAAATTCCATTGCCAGAAAAGCTAgctaaaaaagaaaaaaaaagaaaattaaaagaaaaatatggaaataatgaagtaaaaatgaaaaactCTAGTTTTTCTATTGTCAAAACCAATGAAAATacacaaaatataaataattatttttcaaatttagTTAAAGACGAGGATGAATTAGCATTTATAAGATGTATAggagaaaaattaattcataaaaaaagcAGAATGGATTTAATAGACGATTCATTTAATAGAAATTCTTATTTAGAAGATGAAGATACGTTACCTGATTGGTTtgtagaagaagaaaaaaagtttaGAAAACCTGTTATTCctattgataaaaaaatattagatcAATACAAAAGTAAGATCAATAAAATAACTAGAATGCCTATTAAAAAGGTTATTGAAGCCAAAatgagaaataaaaaaagagaaatagctaaaatgaaaaaactCGAAGCGAAAATaggaaaaatagaaaaaaatgaggATGATCCTTTCCTACAGCAAAAAGCCATAActaatttattaaagaaaaacaaatcag acaaaaaaagagaaaaatctTACATTGTTTGTACTGGAAAAGGATCTAAAATAGccaacaaaaagaaaaagaaaggtGGTAAAAGTGTGGTAAAGTATGTTGATAAGAGATTGAAAAAAGATAAGAGGgctaaaaaaagaatagaaaaaaagaaaaaaaatgtatcaAGAGCTAAATATTCTAAATCGAAACCATTTaaatttagaagaaaaaattaa
- a CDS encoding inositol-polyphosphate 5-phosphatase, putative, whose translation MDNRSSIALKNYYLESHRKYLSIVNIEDNVKNILKIKYTEDINIIREKEYINDNYVIENNNKNKFLFHGCLGIIKAEDINFLVIVSEAEVVCYLFNRAVYRINKFSFVQLNDNNLSRNPNENYEYEIYCLGTNGNLTQVNNNTKKENRKFFCNKKKKQRPNYLDNIFESQNVFFDRCILKYNIFNYYDAYIHKFKNSTLKKDILKTIIYFLHAFNKGPFYFSYYYNLTISLQNHYINESKKIKEMNKEHSHIYNSEENCNISIKNSMNYFNDFKKLKFSEINKEYTWNWKLLDKFAEIDASDFVLFLIHGYVDSKVLHVYNNKIILYLISRKNRNRSGVRFWCRGGNKKGDVANFVETEQIVICKDSKKLNVFSYLLIRGSIPVLWKQQPTLRIRPRIHICSDMNENINILKLHMEKLKNTYGKISITNLINKKFGEKYLGECFEICLKKCNVEHNFTWFDFHREFKKLNFETLQKSLKTVVNDLNNFSYFSFSIPNTLNNLEHEHFSWENVNVHSFQKGIFRVNCIDCLDRTNVFQSFLAKYVLFLQLKSINIKLEQNNKFPYYFFKNAYDEILYRKIWINNANAISKIYSGAGALKNDITQNGKRTVSGLLQDLYYIILRYINNNFLDGYNNDCINIATNENLKYAHIFNIHKGNYNQLIKVLLEFIIIFSASICTKPMQELLKRVYFFSHNFIINSFSHCANYIFFFIRKNFHLFLFPLNQTKYFNFISILAKTSGVMSISFLIFLLFCIYVFFQKKRVLSSPQLDTNI comes from the coding sequence ATGGATAATCGCTCTTCCATTGctttaaagaattattatttagaaTCTCATAGAAAATACTTAAGTATAGTGAATATTGAagataatgtaaaaaatatctTAAAGATCAAATATACCgaagatataaatataattagagaaaaggaatatataaatgataattatgtaatagaaaataataataaaaataaatttctgTTTCATGGATGTTTAGGCATAATAAAAGCAGaagatataaattttttggtAATAGTTTCTGAGGCAGAAGTAGtatgttatttatttaatcGTGCAGTATatagaattaataaattttcctTTGTCCAATTGAACGATAATAATTTGAGTAGGAATCCTAATGAGAATTATGAATATGAGATATATTGCTTAGGGACTAATGGGAATTTAACCCaagtaaataataatacaaaaaaagaaaatagaaaatttttttgtaataaaaaaaaaaagcagaGACCGAACTATTTGgataatatttttgaatcccaaaatgttttttttgatagatgtattttaaagtataatatatttaattattatgatgcttatattcataaatttaaaaatagcacattaaaaaaagatatattaaaaacaataatatattttttacatgCTTTTAATAAAGGcccattttatttttcatattattataatttaactaTTTCTCTTCAAAATCATTACATAAATGAATCaaagaaaataaaggaaatgaataaagagcattctcatatatataattctgAGGAGAATTGCaatatttctattaaaaattcCATGAACTATTTTAAtgatttcaaaaaattaaaattttcagaaattaataaagaatatacaTGGAATTGGAAACTATTAGATAAATTTGCTGAAATAGATGCATCTGactttgttttatttttgattCATGGATATGTTGACTCAAAAGTGTTAcatgtatataataataaaattattttatatttaatatcaagaaaaaatagaaacagAAGCGGTGTAAGGTTTTGGTGTAGAGgaggaaataaaaaaggagaTGTAGCTAATTTCGTTGAAACAGAACAAATAGTTATTTGCAAAGACTCAAAAAAACTAAACGTTTTtagttatttattaattagagGATCAATACCTGTCTTATGGAAACAGCAACCAACTTTAAGGATAAGACCAAGAATACATATATGTTCAGATatgaatgaaaatattaatattttaaaattacatatggaaaaattaaaaaatacttatggaaaaatttctattaccaatttaataaataaaaaatttggtGAAAAATACTTAGGAGAATGCTTTGAaatatgtttaaaaaaatgtaatgtAGAACATAACTTTACTTGGTTTGATTTTCATagagaatttaaaaaattaaattttgaaaCATTACAGAAATCATTAAAAACAGTagtaaatgatttaaataacttttcatatttttctttttctatacCTAATACTCTTAATAATCTAGAACATGAGCACTTTTCATGGGAAAATGTAAACGTTCATAGTTTTCAAAAAGGAATATTTCGAGTAAATTGTATTGATTGCTTAGATAGAACAAATGTTTTTCAAAGCTTTTTAGCGAAATacgttttatttttacaattaaaaagtataaatataaaattagagCAAAATAACAAGTTTccttattatttctttaaaaatgcATATGATGAAATATTATATCGTAAAATATGGATAAATAATGCTAATGCTATAAGCAAAATATACAGTGGAGCTGGCgctttaaaaaatgatataacaCAAAATGGTAAGAGAACAGTTAGTGGTTTGCTTCaagatttatattatattatactaagatatataaataacaatTTCTTGGATGGTTATAATAACGATTGTATAAATATAGCTACCAacgaaaatttaaaatatgcacatatttttaatattcacAAAGGAAATTATAATCagttaataaaagtattattagaatttattattattttttctgcATCTATATGTACTAAGCCAATGCAGGAATTGCTAAAAagagtttattttttttcacataattttattattaactcTTTTTCTCATTGTgctaattatatttttttttttataaggaaaaattttcatttatttttgtttccGTTAAATCaaacaaaatatttcaattttatttctatctTAGCAAAAACATCAGGTGTTAtgtctatttcttttttaattttccttcttttttgtatttatgttttctttcaaaaaaaaagagttcTGTCATCACCACAATTAGACACTAATatttga